In the Chryseobacterium sp. MYb264 genome, one interval contains:
- a CDS encoding HupE/UreJ family protein, which yields MQDFLFYLNLGWEHIISLDALDHQLFVLALIAVYSFSDWKKILVLVTAFTIGHSVTLALSILDIVRVSSDWVEFLIPLTIVITAFGNIVMKNKKQSQNKIAYYLALFFGLIHGMGFANTARVMISKSQSIAVPLLGFNIGLELGQIVIVFAILILLFILLNIFKVNKKDWILFVSSGVFALSLKMTLERIPF from the coding sequence ATGCAGGATTTTCTTTTCTACCTCAACCTCGGCTGGGAACATATTATCTCTTTAGACGCTTTAGATCATCAGCTTTTTGTATTAGCATTAATTGCAGTGTATTCATTCAGTGACTGGAAAAAAATATTGGTACTTGTTACAGCTTTCACGATCGGGCATTCCGTAACATTAGCATTGAGTATTTTAGATATTGTAAGAGTGTCTTCAGATTGGGTAGAATTTTTAATTCCGTTAACGATCGTTATAACAGCTTTTGGAAATATTGTGATGAAAAACAAAAAACAGTCGCAAAACAAAATCGCTTATTATTTAGCATTATTTTTCGGATTAATTCATGGGATGGGATTCGCCAATACCGCAAGAGTGATGATCTCTAAAAGCCAAAGCATCGCTGTTCCGCTTTTAGGCTTCAATATTGGGTTAGAATTGGGACAGATCGTCATTGTTTTTGCGATATTAATTCTACTTTTCATCCTCCTAAACATCTTTAAAGTAAATAAAAAAGATTGGATACTTTTCGTTTCCTCAGGGGTTTTTGCGCTATCGCTGAAGATGACGCTGGAAAGAATTCCGTTTTAA